CCAACCAAAAAGTTGACAAAAATCTCCGCATCAATGAAATGACGATGCTGCTCGATCCGATGCAGGAGTGGAAACAGGTGTTTACCGACGCATGGCGCGTAGAACGCGATTTCTTCTATGATCCGTATCTGCACGGGGTGAACTGGAATGAAATAAAGGGAAAATATAACTACATCCTTGAAGGCGCCCGCACCCGGGAGGAAGTAAATTTCGTGATCGGTGAGATGATTGCTGAACTGAATGCCTCTCATGCCTATGTCTTCGGCGGCGACTTCGAAACGCAGCGCCAGATGAACGTAGGTTATCTCGGCGCTGACTGGGAAGCAGACGGTAAATTCTATAAAATCAAACGGATTGTCCGCGGCGCTGACTGGGATGCAGAAGCCCGTTCCCCGCTGGACGAACCAGGCATCAATATTCCGGAAGGCGCTTATATCCTCGCTGTCAACGGCGTTCCGCTGACGACCGTTGCGGAGCCGTTCAACGCTTTTCAGGGCCTGGCCGGCAAAGCGGTGGAGCTGACCTATAACAGCCGCCCTTCTTTTGATGGTGCTAAAACCGCGGTGGTGAAAACCATGAGCAATGAATATCGCCTGCGCCACCTGGCCTGGATAGAAAGCAACCGTAAACATGTGGCGGAAGCCACCAATAACCAGGTTGGCTATATCTTTGTGCCCAGCACTGGTATTGACGGACAGGATGAACTGGTGCGCCAGTTCACCGCACAATGGAATAAGGCAGCACTGGTCATCGATGAACGTTTCAATAACGGCGGCCAGATCCCTGACCGTTTTATTGAGATACTGAACCGTAAGCCGGTGTCTTATTTTGCTAACCGTGGCGGGGTGCCAACGTCCACACCACCAATCGGCAATTTCGGGCCTAAGGTGATGCTCATCAACGGCTGGAGTGGTTCCGGCGGTGATGCGTTCCCCGACTACTTCCGCAGAACAGGCCTGGGCAAACTGATCGGTACCCGCACCTGGGGCGGCCTTATCGGCTACTCCGAAGGATTTACCCTGATAGACGGCGGAGAGATCACAGCGCCTTCCATGCGTATGTTCTACCCGGATGGTACCTGGTTCCGTGAAGGACATGGGGTAGACCCCGACATCCTGGTGGATGAGAACCTCGGTGATATGGCCAAAGGCATCGACCCGCAGCTCGAACGCGCCATCACAGAAATCAAGTCGCTCCTGCAGACAAAGGGATACAAAGCCCCGGCGCTGCCACCATATGAAAACAGGTAACGTATATTATTAACCGTTATATTGTCAGCCCGTTTGGTACACTGCTACCGAACGGGCTGTCACTTTTAAAACTGTCCACATGAACACAACCTCTCCTTACAGGGTAGCTTCCATCGACGTGCTGCGTGGCCTGGTGATGGTGATCATGGCGCTGGACCATACCCGCGATTTTTTTCATCGTACGGCCATGACGGCAGATCCGCTCAATCCGGCCACTACTACAATGATGCTGTATTTTACCCGTTGGATCACACACTTCTGCGCGCCGACCTTTGTTTTCCTCTCCGGTGTCTCTGCTTTCCTGGCGGCACAAAAGAAAACAAAAAGAGAGGCATCGCTATTTCTGATCAAAAGAGGATTGTGGCTGGTAGTGGTGGAAGTAACGGTGATCACGCTGGGGCTGACTTTCAACCCCTTCTTTAACTTTGTGATACTACAGGTGATATGGGCCATCGGATGGAGCATGGTCATATTGGGGCTGCTCAGCTGGTGGTCGTGGAACGCTGTGCTGGCAGCTGGCTTGCTGCTGTTCTTCGGGCATAACGTGATCGACTATATGAAATTGCCTGCGGAAGGGCCGGCGTCTGTTATGTGGTTGATGTTGTTCACTTCCCGCGGCGGAATAGTGCCGCTTAATGCCACTCATTTGATAGGCGCGTTCTATGCCATATTACCCTGGACCGGCATTATGTTGTTAGGCTATTGCATCGGGCGCTGGTTCACCCGCGATTTCCCGGCAGAGAAGAGAAGACAACGGCTTATTATCACCGGCACGGCGCTGATAGCCATGTTCGTCCTGTTGCGGTGGATAAATGGCTATGGTAATCCTGTGCCCCGTAAGATTTATCCTGATCTTTGGTCCAATGTATTATCGTTTCTGGATACAAGTAAATACCCGCCGTCCCTGCAGTTTGCCGGGATGACCCTCGGGCCGGCTTTATTGGCATTGGCGGCATTTGAAAGGCTGCAACACGCGAAGAACAGTGTACTGGCGGTTTACGGCCGGGTACCTTTTTTCTACTACGTGTTACATTTTTATCTGCTACACACGGTGTTGGTGATTGCTTTTTTTGTGGCGGGATATCATCATGGGCAGATAGCGCAGATACCGTTCTGGTTCCGGCCTGCCGATTTCGGATATGCGTTGCCGGGAGTATATCTTGTGTGGGCTGCGGTGGTATTGGCTTTGTATAGGCCTTGCCGTTGGTTTGACCGTTACAGGTCCACGCACCGGCAGTGGTGGTTAAGTTACCTGTAAGGTTAATAGGTCGGATGGCTGCCTGCGCGTAGCCAGAACGCTGTGATAATGGGGAATAACAACAGTAATATCAGATAGCCGACCGGCTTGTGGTGGTAGGCGCCCTGTATCAGTCGCGCTATCCCCAGCAGGAGACAGAAAACATTGATCTGGCTGGCCAGGCGGGGATACTGTTGCCGTAACAAGAGGATATTGCCCAGTGTGGCCAGTATCAACAGGCTGTAAAAACCAAGGAACTGCTTTCCTGCAAGGTGAAAAGGATTTAAGCGGTGATAATAAAAATTCAGGAAGATAAGGATGGCCGCGCCACTGGCTGCCAGTAAGAGGTAGCTGGTTTGTTTTGAGATGGTCCGCATAAGTCATTTGTTTTAACGTGAAAGAATGTTTACAGGTGATGGTTCAGCTGCCACCGCAACCACCGCATCCTCCGCCGCATCCGCTGCCACAGCTGCTGCCGCAACTGCTTCCGCAGGAACTGCCGCTGCTGCATGAGCTGCCGGAAGAGCCGTCGCCGCTTTCGCCTTTGATGTTTTTGCGTACAGTATGAAAAGCCAGGAGCGCAAGTACTATCAGCCCAAATACTGCGTTACCGGGAGTACAGCCCGTCAGCAGCAGGCTAAGGAATAAGAGAAGAGGCAGAAGCCGTGGAAAGAAGCAGGAGCGGGGGCTTTTTCGTGGAGGGCGTGGGTTGTTGTGCCAGATGTCTGTAGGAGGGCTTTCGCCAAAAACGGTCTGATATGACCGGAGGGTTTCCTGGAACCAGTCGTTGTGCCTGGCCTGTTCCGGCGGCCCGCCTTTGGAGGGATGGTGGTGTAATTTCCGGCCGAGGACTTTTGTACAGAATTCTTCCCAGTAGTTCTCCGTGTAAAGCAGGTGCTTGTGCCATACCTGGTCGATCACATAGGAGGGCGAGGCGCCGGTAGGGGAGATGCAGCAGAGGTAGACAAATTTACGGTACTCTGCAATGGCCCTGCCGGTGAAGTGTTCGTCCCAGTTGTTTTCCCGGGCCAGTTTTCGCGAGAAGGGAAGCGCTGCCGTGGGATCATCCAACTGAAATGCTGTAATCCCTTGCCATAGCGGGTCTTGTCTGAATGTCGTCCCTTCGCGGATACGGGGTGTGATGTTTGTGGTTGTTGTCATATGTTCGTTTTTTATTTGAAAGTAAATTCGCTTTTTCCCATAATACTAGAATCTTCTGATTATCTTACAGCGTCTTTTTTTCGTCTTAAAATCGTATTATTATGACTAGGGAAGAGTTGGTTAACCTGGAACGCCTGATGAATTATATCTCCTGGCATTTCCTCCGTAAAAAAGAATGGAAAGACGTCTCTAAAACAGAATGGGCGCATGTTGCGGGTGAATTTAACGCCCTGTTGGACAAACAGCGGAAACAGAGAAAACTGTCAGTAGCGTCCCTCACTTTCGGGGACAATTATTTCTACGAGCACCTGATCATCAAAAAACTAAAGCCATGGAAAAACCGGACCGCCGCGGCCGCTATCAGCAGCCCCAATTTCTCCCGGCTGAATACCATTGCTAACGCGCTGGGATATACGAATTACATCGATTTTATCAACACCGCTACTGAAGGATTTCCTTTCCATGAATTAAAAATCAATATCCCGCTGGCACCGGTCAACCATAAGCTGCTGGAGCACCTGGTAGGCTACTGGTACTGCTACAACCGCAACCTGCCCATGCGTGACCAGGACGAGGGCGACCGTATCTGGCGTTCTTCCCTGGAAATATACCGTTCCGGCGATGAATACCTTGTAGAGCGCACCGGCCGCGACAACCACATGTATTATGGCAAAATCACTTCCTTTGCCAATTATCTCTTCATCATCATGAACAGCACCACTTTCATCCGGCAACGCCATTTTGTGGGCCGGCTGAAAGATGTGGAAGACAAAATGAAACGCCCGGGCTTCCAGGTCAATGAACTTTCTTTCATCAGTACCTGTGTGAGCTTCACGGAAGAGCCCATTGCCCTCTACGAAATTTTTGACCGCGTACAGCATGCCCGCGATTTTGAAAAAGTATCGATAGACCTGCCCTTCGATAGCCCGTTGCTTCCAAAACATATCATGACACACCTCAGAGACGTACGAGAAAACCGTATCATGGAACACTAAGCCAGATCCGGATTTCGAATGTTCAGAAATGGACAGCGCATGTTTTAAAACCGTACATTTATCTTGAAGTGCAAAAGATAATATATTGGTTTTCAATGTGTAAAAACATGGCATTGTCTTTTTACTGCAGTGATAAACATACAACTGTTCAATGATCAGGAACTACTTTAAAATCGCTGTCAGGAACCTTGCGCGCAGCAAGGGATATGCCGCTATCAATATCTTCGGACTGGCAGTGGCGCTGGCCACCTGTCTGCTGATCACACTTTTTGTGGTGGACGAGCTGAGTTATGACCGCTACCATCAGAAAGCAGACCGCATCTACCGCGTAAATGCGGATTTCCTGGTGAACGGTAATGCCTTTCGTGAGCGGTACACGCCCGCACAGATGGGCGCTACCATGCTGAAGGACTTTCCTGGCATCGAAAATTATGTAAGGCTGCGTGGTTTCGGAGAGCGTTCGTTCCTGGTCAAAAAAGGCAATGAAACGCTCATGGAACAGAATGCCGGCTACGCCGACTCTACGCTGTTTGATGTGTTTACCTTACCTATGATGGCCGGCGATCCCAAAACGGCGCTGACCAAACCTTATACGATGGTCATCTCCCAAAAAATAGCGGAGAAATACTTCGGTAAAACGGAAGCCGCTATTGGTAAGGTCCTGCACGTTGATAATACTGATGATTACCTGGTGACCGGCGTTATTCAGAATATGCCGGCGGCCTCACATATCCACTTCGATTTTATCAAGTCGATGGCCAGCCTGGAAGACAGCCGTAACACTGCTTGGATGGCTGACAACTACGACACCTACCTGCTGGTAAGGCCAGGCGTCAGCGAAGCCACCCTGCTCGGGTATCTCAAAACGCTGACCAAAAACTATATGGACGAGCCGCTGAAAAAAATGGTCGGCAGCAATATCGAAGAGCTGGAAAGAAGCGGCAACCATTTTCGTTATGACTTATTACCGCTCACTAAAATACACCTGCATTCTCCATTTACCAATGAAGTGGAACCGGGCGGCAATATCCAGTACGTATATATATTCGCGGTAGTAGCGGTATTTATTCTGCTGATTGCCTGCGTGAATTTTATGAACCTCTCAACTGCCCGCTCTGCTGGACGTTCGAAGGAAGTGGGCGTACGTAAGGTACTGGGCTCGCAGCGCACCAATCTCATTACGCAGTTCCTGACAGAGTCCATGCTGACAACCCTGATCGCCGCATTGGCAGCGATTGTGCTGGCTTTACTGTTGCTGCCTTATCTCAATCAGGTGGCAGGCAAATCCATTACATGGGACATGTTGCTGAATAAATGGCTGCTGCTGGGCATGCTGCTCACCGTTTTTGTGGTAGGATTGCTGGCAGGCAGTTACCCGGCATTCTTCCTTTCGTCCTTTGAGCCGATACAGGTGCTGAAAGGTAAGCTGGCCATTGGTTTCCGGGGAGGATGGCTGCGCAACAGCCTCGTGGTCTTCCAGTTCTCCACGGCCGTGATGCTGATCGTGGGTACGCTGATCATTTATAGTCAACTGAATTATATCCGCAACAAAAAACTGGGTTACAACCGCGAACAGGTGGTGGTACTGAAAAATACGGCGTCGCTCTGGGTACATGCCGAAGCCTTTAAAGACGAAGTGTTGAAACTGCCGGGCGTACAAGCCGGTACCATGACCGACGTACTGCCGGTGTCCACTGTGATGAACACCAGTATTTTTTCCAAAGATGCGGCAGGCAGCGCCGGGCAGGTAAGTGGTTTGTTCGAATGGCATGTAGATGCGGATTATTTGAAAACACTCGGAATGCAGATCGCCAAAGGCCGGGATTTCTCGCCGGATATTCCATCCGATAGCAGTGCCCTGCTGATCAATGAAACAGCAGCTAAATTGCTGGGTTATGGCGACCTGAATGACCGTTTCCTGTATGCAAATAATGAAGGAGGCAAACCGCTGCGGATCATAGGTATAGTAAAAGACTTCAACAGTGGCACCCTCCACACTAAAATACCGCCTATTGTCATGCGGCTGTCGAAACGGCCGGACATGATGGCTTTCCGTATCCATACCAGCGATATCCCGGCACTGATCAGCAACATAGAAGATAAGTACCACAGTGTGGCCGGTATGGAAGGCCAGCCTTTTCAATACACTTTCCTGGACGATGATTTCAGCCGGTTGTATGCGGCAGACCAGCGCACCGGTAAGATATTTATTTCCTTTACCTGCTTCGCGGTCCTGATTTCGTGCCTCGGTTTGTTCGGGCTGGTGACCTATGCTGCCGAGCAGCGTACCAAAGAAATAAGCATCCGCAAGGTGATGGGCGCCAGCGTGGCCAGCATTGTAGCATTGCTGTCCCGCGACTTCCTGAAGCTGGTGGCGGTGGCTATCGTAGTGGCGTCACCGTTGGCCTGGTGGATCATGGACCGCTGGCTGCAGGATTTCGCCTACCGTATCAGTATCGGATGGTGGGTATTTGCCGTCACGGCCTTCCTGGCCATCCTCATTACCATCGTCACCATATGCCTCCAGGCAATAAAGGCAGCGAGGGCCAATCCGGTGGTGGCGTTGCGTTAATACTTTTCGTATATTAAGGGTATGATGTTTCGCTTATACCGATGGGCCGGTTGTCTGCTTTTGTTATGGCTGACGACCGGCTTGTACGCACAACCCGTAACCCCGGCGGATTATCACCTGAACGCTTATACGCTGCACGATGCAGCGTTGGGGGATGTCCGTTACTATATCTCTTCTGAAGGCCTTAACACTAAAAAACCACTGCTGTTACTCCTCGATGGCTCCGGGCACCTGCCACTGGCACTGCTGGTGAAGGAACCGCGGCGGATGGAGGTGATGAACACCTTCGACGCCGACCTGCTGAAACTGGCCAACCGCTTCCATGTGGTGATGATCAGTAAACCAGGCGTACCGTTCTGCGATACCATACAGGTACAGCGGGACACGGTGACCATGGAAGATGTGGACCGGCTGCTGCCCATGCCTTATATCTACCGTCATAAAGGAGGCCTCGAATGGCGCGCCCAGGCGGCTTCCCGCGTGATCGACGCCGTTTGCGCGAAGTTTCCGGTAGACCCGGCCCGCGTGTTGGTGTACGGTTATTCAGAAGGAGGGCAGGTGGCCCCTAAAGTGGCTGTGCTCAATAAAAGGGTGACCCATTGCGCCAGCATCTTCGGCAGCGGCCTCAATCAGCTGTACGACTTCATCGTGGATGCCCGCCAGGAAGCGATAAAAGGCCACATTTCCTATGCAGCGGCCCAACGGCGCGTGGATTCGTTGCTGCAACTGTTTGCAGATATCTACAAAAATCCGCAGGACACCCGGCAGGAGTGGGAGAGCAATACCTGGCAACGCTGGGCCAGTTATGGCGCAGAGCCGCCGGTGCAGCAGTTCACACAGCTGAATATTCCCTTGTTCGTGG
This sequence is a window from Chitinophaga varians. Protein-coding genes within it:
- a CDS encoding ABC transporter permease, producing the protein MIRNYFKIAVRNLARSKGYAAINIFGLAVALATCLLITLFVVDELSYDRYHQKADRIYRVNADFLVNGNAFRERYTPAQMGATMLKDFPGIENYVRLRGFGERSFLVKKGNETLMEQNAGYADSTLFDVFTLPMMAGDPKTALTKPYTMVISQKIAEKYFGKTEAAIGKVLHVDNTDDYLVTGVIQNMPAASHIHFDFIKSMASLEDSRNTAWMADNYDTYLLVRPGVSEATLLGYLKTLTKNYMDEPLKKMVGSNIEELERSGNHFRYDLLPLTKIHLHSPFTNEVEPGGNIQYVYIFAVVAVFILLIACVNFMNLSTARSAGRSKEVGVRKVLGSQRTNLITQFLTESMLTTLIAALAAIVLALLLLPYLNQVAGKSITWDMLLNKWLLLGMLLTVFVVGLLAGSYPAFFLSSFEPIQVLKGKLAIGFRGGWLRNSLVVFQFSTAVMLIVGTLIIYSQLNYIRNKKLGYNREQVVVLKNTASLWVHAEAFKDEVLKLPGVQAGTMTDVLPVSTVMNTSIFSKDAAGSAGQVSGLFEWHVDADYLKTLGMQIAKGRDFSPDIPSDSSALLINETAAKLLGYGDLNDRFLYANNEGGKPLRIIGIVKDFNSGTLHTKIPPIVMRLSKRPDMMAFRIHTSDIPALISNIEDKYHSVAGMEGQPFQYTFLDDDFSRLYAADQRTGKIFISFTCFAVLISCLGLFGLVTYAAEQRTKEISIRKVMGASVASIVALLSRDFLKLVAVAIVVASPLAWWIMDRWLQDFAYRISIGWWVFAVTAFLAILITIVTICLQAIKAARANPVVALR
- a CDS encoding DUF1624 domain-containing protein → MNTTSPYRVASIDVLRGLVMVIMALDHTRDFFHRTAMTADPLNPATTTMMLYFTRWITHFCAPTFVFLSGVSAFLAAQKKTKREASLFLIKRGLWLVVVEVTVITLGLTFNPFFNFVILQVIWAIGWSMVILGLLSWWSWNAVLAAGLLLFFGHNVIDYMKLPAEGPASVMWLMLFTSRGGIVPLNATHLIGAFYAILPWTGIMLLGYCIGRWFTRDFPAEKRRQRLIITGTALIAMFVLLRWINGYGNPVPRKIYPDLWSNVLSFLDTSKYPPSLQFAGMTLGPALLALAAFERLQHAKNSVLAVYGRVPFFYYVLHFYLLHTVLVIAFFVAGYHHGQIAQIPFWFRPADFGYALPGVYLVWAAVVLALYRPCRWFDRYRSTHRQWWLSYL
- a CDS encoding alpha/beta hydrolase family protein, whose translation is MMFRLYRWAGCLLLLWLTTGLYAQPVTPADYHLNAYTLHDAALGDVRYYISSEGLNTKKPLLLLLDGSGHLPLALLVKEPRRMEVMNTFDADLLKLANRFHVVMISKPGVPFCDTIQVQRDTVTMEDVDRLLPMPYIYRHKGGLEWRAQAASRVIDAVCAKFPVDPARVLVYGYSEGGQVAPKVAVLNKRVTHCASIFGSGLNQLYDFIVDARQEAIKGHISYAAAQRRVDSLLQLFADIYKNPQDTRQEWESNTWQRWASYGAEPPVQQFTQLNIPLFVVAGMHDANSPIYSLDYLPLEFLRLGKKNLTYKVYPVDHFFRNTANPQDATDYKSQMLNALLQWLKVR
- a CDS encoding glycine-rich domain-containing protein, with the translated sequence MTTTTNITPRIREGTTFRQDPLWQGITAFQLDDPTAALPFSRKLARENNWDEHFTGRAIAEYRKFVYLCCISPTGASPSYVIDQVWHKHLLYTENYWEEFCTKVLGRKLHHHPSKGGPPEQARHNDWFQETLRSYQTVFGESPPTDIWHNNPRPPRKSPRSCFFPRLLPLLLFLSLLLTGCTPGNAVFGLIVLALLAFHTVRKNIKGESGDGSSGSSCSSGSSCGSSCGSSCGSGCGGGCGGCGGS